One window of the Armatimonadota bacterium genome contains the following:
- the rpmB gene encoding 50S ribosomal protein L28: protein MSKVCEICGKGPQFGQNIRHKHSGSWALRAPKTKRRWLPNLQSAKVMVNGAPKTIRVCTKCLKAGKVQRAV, encoded by the coding sequence ATGTCGAAAGTTTGCGAAATCTGCGGAAAAGGTCCGCAGTTCGGACAAAATATCCGCCATAAACACTCTGGATCGTGGGCTCTTCGCGCTCCGAAGACAAAGCGCAGATGGCTCCCAAATCTGCAATCTGCAAAAGTTATGGTCAACGGTGCGCCGAAGACCATCCGAGTTTGCACAAAATGCCTAAAAGCTGGCAAAGTGCAGAGAGCCGTCTAA
- a CDS encoding heme ABC transporter ATP-binding protein yields MQSLFELDRLRISYNSVPVLDDISFKVNKGEFLGIIGPNGSGKSTLLRAMTGILPPAAGSVKFEGKEVSQIPSRSLALRIAVVPQEILVTFDFTVLEIVLMGRAPYLGRLEFEDRDDLEIAREALKRTNLLRLANRRIEELSGGERQRVMIARALAQNTDILFLDEPTAHLDINYQVEILHLLKRENVEYGKTIIVVLHDLNLAAEFCNRLLMLSAGKLYVDGTPEEVITASNVQKVYGTPVWVRRHPTSGRPYVLSISSRGIASKLAAEAVGLQGYKVHVICGGGSGATIFANLLEMGCEVTAGVVNIGDTDQEAAETLGIEYVEESPFSPISEKAKSANIDFILRSDAVVVAEAPFGTGNLANLQCALQALEAGKPVAVIGRLEGFSERDFSNGRAAEMFGKLIENGASVLNSADELAAWIAKTRNCVV; encoded by the coding sequence ATGCAGAGCCTTTTTGAGCTTGACAGGCTAAGAATCTCCTATAATTCAGTTCCGGTTCTAGATGACATTTCCTTTAAAGTAAACAAAGGGGAATTCCTGGGAATCATAGGGCCAAACGGCTCTGGAAAGTCTACTCTTCTTCGAGCGATGACCGGGATTCTTCCGCCGGCCGCTGGGTCAGTTAAGTTCGAAGGCAAAGAGGTATCACAGATTCCAAGCCGTTCTTTAGCTTTGCGTATTGCTGTTGTTCCCCAAGAAATTTTGGTAACCTTTGACTTTACAGTGCTTGAAATTGTTCTTATGGGCCGTGCCCCGTATCTCGGAAGGCTTGAATTCGAAGACCGCGACGATCTTGAAATTGCAAGAGAGGCGCTAAAACGCACGAATCTACTCCGTCTAGCCAATCGCAGAATAGAAGAGTTAAGCGGCGGCGAACGACAAAGAGTTATGATAGCCCGAGCGCTTGCTCAAAACACCGATATTCTATTTCTTGACGAACCAACCGCTCATCTCGATATTAACTACCAAGTTGAGATACTTCATCTGCTCAAACGTGAGAATGTCGAGTATGGAAAGACAATTATTGTTGTTTTGCATGATCTCAACTTAGCTGCGGAGTTTTGCAATCGGTTGCTGATGTTGAGTGCTGGAAAGCTGTATGTTGACGGCACGCCCGAGGAGGTTATTACGGCATCGAACGTTCAGAAGGTATATGGGACCCCTGTTTGGGTGCGCAGGCATCCAACGTCAGGGCGTCCATATGTGCTTTCGATTAGCAGCAGAGGGATCGCATCTAAACTTGCTGCCGAAGCAGTTGGATTACAAGGGTACAAAGTTCATGTAATTTGCGGTGGTGGTAGCGGCGCCACGATATTCGCTAATCTTCTTGAGATGGGTTGTGAGGTTACAGCTGGGGTTGTCAACATTGGCGATACCGATCAAGAGGCAGCAGAAACGTTGGGAATCGAATATGTCGAGGAGTCGCCTTTCTCACCGATTTCGGAGAAAGCGAAAAGTGCGAATATTGACTTCATTTTGCGTTCCGACGCAGTGGTTGTTGCGGAAGCTCCATTTGGCACTGGAAATTTGGCAAACTTACAGTGTGCATTGCAAGCTCTTGAGGCTGGGAAACCTGTTGCGGTGATTGGGCGATTAGAAGGCTTTTCTGAACGTGATTTCTCTAATGGCAGAGCGGCGGAGATGTTTGGAAAACTTATCGAGAACGGAGCTTCGGTTCTAAATTCAGCTGATGAGCTTGCCGCTTGGATTGCTAAAACAAGGAACTGTGTAGTATAA
- the trpS gene encoding tryptophan--tRNA ligase: MKGRILTGDRPTGPLHLGHYVGSLANRVKLQDEYETFIIIADVQALTTNFEHPEKLPADVRQVTQDYLAAGIDPEKTTIFVQSLVPEIAELTIFYSMFVTVNVLRHNPTIKTEAKQYGYKDMTYGFLGYPVSQAADITFCKANLVPVGADQVPHIEFARKIVRRFNELYKPVLVEPEALVGEVGRLVGLDGNAKMSKSLGNCIYLSDSPEEVEKKVNMAVTDPARMRRSDPGHPNVCTVFAYHKVFNPGFIKELKKECETAGIGCVECKKRLAKAINALLDPMRERRAKYEANPKLIDDILITGTKRAREEGAKTMAEVREAMCLDYFEIK, encoded by the coding sequence ATGAAAGGAAGAATACTTACAGGCGACCGACCCACAGGACCATTACACCTTGGACATTACGTGGGTTCGCTAGCCAATCGAGTCAAGCTTCAAGATGAGTATGAAACATTTATTATTATCGCTGATGTGCAAGCGCTGACCACGAACTTTGAGCATCCAGAGAAACTTCCGGCCGATGTGCGCCAAGTTACTCAGGATTACCTGGCGGCTGGCATTGATCCAGAGAAAACAACAATTTTTGTTCAGTCACTGGTGCCGGAGATTGCAGAGCTTACTATATTCTACTCAATGTTTGTTACTGTAAATGTTCTTCGACATAATCCAACTATCAAGACAGAAGCAAAGCAATACGGCTATAAGGATATGACCTATGGCTTCTTAGGCTATCCGGTGAGTCAGGCGGCGGATATCACATTCTGCAAGGCAAATCTTGTTCCAGTGGGCGCAGACCAAGTTCCTCATATCGAATTTGCACGCAAAATAGTTCGTAGGTTTAATGAGCTTTACAAACCAGTGCTTGTCGAGCCTGAGGCGCTTGTAGGTGAGGTTGGACGGCTTGTTGGGCTTGATGGCAATGCGAAGATGAGTAAGAGCTTGGGGAATTGTATTTATCTTTCGGATAGCCCAGAGGAAGTAGAGAAAAAGGTCAACATGGCGGTCACAGACCCTGCTAGAATGCGCAGAAGCGACCCTGGACATCCAAACGTATGCACAGTATTTGCATATCACAAAGTCTTCAACCCTGGATTTATAAAGGAGCTCAAGAAAGAGTGCGAAACAGCAGGGATTGGTTGTGTGGAGTGCAAAAAGCGCCTTGCAAAAGCAATAAATGCACTTCTCGACCCAATGCGCGAGCGCCGAGCAAAGTATGAAGCAAATCCAAAGCTAATTGACGATATCCTAATTACTGGAACCAAGCGTGCCCGTGAGGAAGGTGCCAAAACTATGGCTGAAGTTCGTGAAGCAATGTGCTTGGATTACTTTGAGATTAAGTAA
- a CDS encoding DUF1385 domain-containing protein, which translates to MRDAPILSIIRRIKPLSPGDTIGRAAELLRTSGLSMLPVVSNGLIVGVLSISKLLEVLSEGNAKETAEHPVSRIMSQKVICANRYMSIGQASEVMREHGVDALPILDEHGIYLGVITASDVASALSLSIRPPTVAGMATPLGVYLTTGHVRAGAGDIGLFLSGVSLMLLNYLAIGIVSVLAWLLEKTSGLPFWSVLVSPVPQTTPLMAMLKSIVIGSFAPVFLILLRLAPLSGYHAAEHQVVHAIENGEALTPEHVQAQPRVHPRCGTNIVAAATLFLILGKLFSIEVATIIAVLILVTSWKVIGSYFQYYVTTKPPTEKQLASGIRAGKELLERYRSNPGYYVTGWRRIWNTGMPQVMLGVAAVTTLDPLLHEILPGVF; encoded by the coding sequence ATGCGTGACGCGCCAATTTTAAGCATTATTCGAAGGATTAAGCCGCTTTCTCCGGGCGACACAATCGGCCGGGCAGCCGAACTTTTGCGCACCTCAGGGCTTTCTATGTTGCCGGTTGTTAGCAATGGTCTAATAGTGGGAGTGTTGTCGATTTCTAAGCTGTTAGAGGTCCTTAGCGAGGGTAATGCAAAGGAAACTGCTGAGCATCCGGTCTCAAGAATAATGTCTCAGAAGGTCATATGCGCGAACAGATACATGAGCATTGGTCAAGCTTCTGAGGTGATGAGGGAACACGGCGTGGACGCACTTCCCATTTTGGATGAGCATGGCATATATCTTGGTGTAATCACCGCATCAGATGTGGCAAGTGCGCTTTCGCTTTCAATCCGACCACCAACGGTGGCGGGAATGGCTACACCTTTGGGCGTGTATCTAACGACTGGCCATGTTAGAGCTGGAGCGGGGGACATTGGACTCTTCTTGTCAGGAGTCTCGCTTATGCTTCTAAATTATTTAGCCATTGGGATAGTATCCGTTTTAGCATGGCTATTGGAAAAAACCTCAGGGTTGCCGTTTTGGTCAGTACTTGTCTCACCAGTACCTCAGACGACGCCTTTAATGGCAATGCTAAAAAGCATAGTAATAGGGTCTTTTGCGCCCGTGTTTCTAATATTACTAAGGCTGGCTCCGCTGTCTGGTTATCACGCTGCCGAGCATCAGGTTGTTCATGCCATCGAAAATGGGGAAGCTTTGACCCCTGAACATGTGCAGGCACAGCCGAGGGTGCATCCTAGGTGTGGAACGAACATAGTAGCTGCGGCCACCTTGTTCTTGATACTTGGGAAGCTATTTTCCATAGAGGTAGCAACTATTATTGCAGTTTTAATATTGGTGACATCGTGGAAGGTGATAGGTAGTTATTTTCAATATTACGTGACCACAAAACCGCCAACCGAAAAGCAACTAGCAAGCGGGATTCGAGCAGGGAAAGAATTGTTGGAACGATATCGCAGCAATCCGGGCTATTATGTGACGGGATGGAGAAGGATTTGGAATACTGGTATGCCCCAGGTAATGCTCGGCGTTGCAGCGGTAACAACATTAGACCCATTGCTGCACGAGATTCTCCCAGGGGTATTTTAA
- a CDS encoding DUF1858 domain-containing protein → MVKKGKITKDMTIAEVLEICPRAVEILNAHGMGCFACMAAEAETIEQGALMHNMDVQEILDKLNACLCE, encoded by the coding sequence ATGGTTAAAAAAGGCAAAATAACGAAGGATATGACAATAGCTGAGGTGCTTGAGATATGTCCGCGGGCAGTGGAAATATTAAATGCGCATGGCATGGGCTGTTTTGCGTGTATGGCAGCCGAAGCTGAAACTATCGAGCAAGGTGCGCTTATGCACAATATGGATGTGCAGGAAATTCTCGACAAACTGAATGCATGCTTGTGTGAATAA
- a CDS encoding GNAT family protein — protein MVGPTLVGKKAKLRPLRDDDLERRVKWLNDPETYKLLMGCEPSRQLYLADAQRWRSILESDPSALVFAIDTIYGRHIGDVDLHNIDKSKKSAKLTILIGDKSYWNRGYGSDVIKTLLNYAFSELGLESVALRVFAFNKRAMRCYEKCGFRQVESKPIDSNTEEISMVATKESFASAMLQNQQLKAA, from the coding sequence ATGGTTGGTCCTACTCTTGTCGGGAAGAAAGCCAAACTTCGGCCACTCCGCGATGATGATTTGGAAAGGCGCGTCAAGTGGCTAAACGACCCCGAAACATATAAATTGCTAATGGGGTGCGAACCTAGCCGACAGTTATATCTTGCAGATGCCCAGCGGTGGCGCAGCATCCTTGAATCAGACCCTTCTGCGCTTGTGTTTGCCATTGATACTATTTATGGCAGGCATATTGGTGATGTAGATCTCCACAATATTGACAAATCAAAGAAGTCTGCAAAGCTTACAATCCTCATCGGCGACAAGTCGTATTGGAATCGTGGTTATGGCAGCGATGTTATAAAGACGCTTTTAAATTATGCATTTTCCGAGCTTGGTCTTGAAAGTGTGGCACTTCGGGTATTTGCGTTTAATAAGCGTGCCATGCGATGTTATGAGAAATGCGGATTTCGACAGGTTGAAAGTAAGCCCATTGATTCGAATACCGAAGAGATAAGCATGGTAGCTACTAAGGAAAGCTTTGCTTCGGCAATGTTGCAAAATCAGCAACTTAAAGCTGCATAA